Proteins encoded together in one Diceros bicornis minor isolate mBicDic1 chromosome 18, mDicBic1.mat.cur, whole genome shotgun sequence window:
- the TTYH2 gene encoding protein tweety homolog 2 isoform X1, with product MPAARMEYIAPWWVAWLHSVPHVGLRLQPVNSTFSPRDASYQESLLFLGLVAAVCLGLNLIFLAAHLVCVCCCRQDDAVQTKQRNSCCVTWTAVVAGLVCCAAVGVGFYGNSETNDGMYQLIYSLDNANHTFSGINTLVSGTTQQMEVNLEQHVARLGEIFATRGDYIQTLRFIQQMAGTIVAQLSELPVWRGVTAELTELSDQAGHVEYYRWLSYLLLFILHLVICFITCLGLAKRSRCLLALMLCCGALALLLSWTSLAADTAAAVATSDFCTAPDTFILNVTEGQIHTEVTRYYLYCSQSLSSPFQQALTIFQRSLTTMQIQVVGLLQFAVPLFPTAEKDLLGIQLLLNSSESSLHQLTAMLDCRGLHKDYLDALAGICYDGIEGLLYLGLFSILAALAFSTLICAGPRAWKHFTTRDRDYDDIDDDDPFNPQARRIAAHNPPRGQLRSFCSYSSGLGSQTSLQPPAQTISNAPVSEYMNQAVLFGGNPRYENVPLIGRGSPPPTYSPSMRATYLSVADEHLRHYGNDFPA from the exons ATGCCAGCCGCGCGCATGGAGTACATCGCGCCCTGGTGGGTGGCGTGGCTGCACAGCGTCCCGCACGTCGGCCTGCGCCTGCAGCCGGTGAACAGCACCTTCAGCCCCCGCGATGCGAGTTACCAGGAG TCTCTGCTGTTCCTGGGGCTGGTGGCCGCCGTCTGCCTGGGCCTGAACCTCATCTTCCTCGCGGCTCACTTGGTCTGCGTGTGCTGCTGCAGGCAGGACGACGCGGTGCAGACCAAGCAGCGCAACTCCTGCTGTGTCACCTGGACAGCCGTGGTGGCCGGGCTCGTCTGCTG TGCTGCGGTGGGTGTTGGCTTCTATGGAAACAGCGAGACCAACGATGGGATGTACCAGCTGATCTACTCCTTGGACAACGCGAACCACACCTTCTCTGGGATCAATACCCTG GTGTCTGGAACCACCCAGCAGATGGAGGTGAACCTAGAGCAGCACGTGGCCCGGCTTGGTGAGATCTTTGCCACCCGTGGCGATTACATCCAGACGCTGAGGTTCATACAGCAGATGGCAGGTACCATCGTGGCCCAGCTCTCAGAGCTGCCTGTATGGAGGGGGGTCACGGCCGAGCTGACCGAGCTGTCCGACCAGGCTGGCCACGTGGAGTACTACAG GTGGCTCTCATACCTCCTGCTCTTCATCCTGCACCTGGTCATCTGCTTCATCACCTGCCTGGGACTGGCCAAGCGCTCCAGGTGTCTTCTGGCCTT GATGCTGTGCTGTGGGGCCCTGGCCCTGCTCCTCAGCTGGACATCCCTGGCCGCTGACACCGCAGCGGCGGTG GCCACCAGTGACTTCTGCACAGCTCCCGACACCTTCATCCTGAATGTCACGGAGGGCCAGATCCACACAG AGGTGACCCGTTACTACCTGTATTGCAGTCAGAGCCTAAGCAGCCCCTTCCAGCAG GCACTGACCATCTTCCAGCGCTCACTGACCACCATGCAGATCCAGGTCGTGGGACTGCTGCAGTTTGCTGTGCCCCTCTTTCCCACAGCAGAG aAAGATCTGCTCGGAATCCAGCTCCTGCTGAACTCATCAGAGTCCAGCCTTCACCAGCTGACAGCCATGTTGGATTGCCGAGGGCTGCACAAG gactACCTGGACGCCCTCGCTGGCATCTGCTATGACGGCATCGAGGGCTTGCTCTACCTCGGCCTCTTCTCCATTCTGGCCGCTCTGGCCTTCTCCACCTTGATCTGCGCGGGGCCGCGGGCCTGGAAGCACTTTACCACCAG GGACAGAGACTATGATGACATTGACGATGACGACCCCTTCAACCCCCAGGCCCGGCGCATTGCCGCCCACAACCCTCCTCGGGGGCAGCTTCGCAGCTTCTGCAGCTACAGCAGCGGCCTGGGCAGCCAGACTAGCCTGCAGCCCCCAGCCCAGACCATCTCCAATGCCCCCGTCTCGGAGTACAT gAACCAGGCAGTGCTCTTTGGTGGGAACCCACGCTACGAGAACGTGCCACTCATCGGAAGAGGCTCCCCTCCTCCCACG
- the TTYH2 gene encoding protein tweety homolog 2 isoform X3 — MYQLIYSLDNANHTFSGINTLVSGTTQQMEVNLEQHVARLGEIFATRGDYIQTLRFIQQMAGTIVAQLSELPVWRGVTAELTELSDQAGHVEYYRWLSYLLLFILHLVICFITCLGLAKRSRCLLALMLCCGALALLLSWTSLAADTAAAVATSDFCTAPDTFILNVTEGQIHTEVTRYYLYCSQSLSSPFQQALTIFQRSLTTMQIQVVGLLQFAVPLFPTAEKDLLGIQLLLNSSESSLHQLTAMLDCRGLHKDYLDALAGICYDGIEGLLYLGLFSILAALAFSTLICAGPRAWKHFTTRDRDYDDIDDDDPFNPQARRIAAHNPPRGQLRSFCSYSSGLGSQTSLQPPAQTISNAPVSEYMNQAVLFGGNPRYENVPLIGRGSPPPTYSPSMRATYLSVADEHLRHYGNDFPA; from the exons ATGTACCAGCTGATCTACTCCTTGGACAACGCGAACCACACCTTCTCTGGGATCAATACCCTG GTGTCTGGAACCACCCAGCAGATGGAGGTGAACCTAGAGCAGCACGTGGCCCGGCTTGGTGAGATCTTTGCCACCCGTGGCGATTACATCCAGACGCTGAGGTTCATACAGCAGATGGCAGGTACCATCGTGGCCCAGCTCTCAGAGCTGCCTGTATGGAGGGGGGTCACGGCCGAGCTGACCGAGCTGTCCGACCAGGCTGGCCACGTGGAGTACTACAG GTGGCTCTCATACCTCCTGCTCTTCATCCTGCACCTGGTCATCTGCTTCATCACCTGCCTGGGACTGGCCAAGCGCTCCAGGTGTCTTCTGGCCTT GATGCTGTGCTGTGGGGCCCTGGCCCTGCTCCTCAGCTGGACATCCCTGGCCGCTGACACCGCAGCGGCGGTG GCCACCAGTGACTTCTGCACAGCTCCCGACACCTTCATCCTGAATGTCACGGAGGGCCAGATCCACACAG AGGTGACCCGTTACTACCTGTATTGCAGTCAGAGCCTAAGCAGCCCCTTCCAGCAG GCACTGACCATCTTCCAGCGCTCACTGACCACCATGCAGATCCAGGTCGTGGGACTGCTGCAGTTTGCTGTGCCCCTCTTTCCCACAGCAGAG aAAGATCTGCTCGGAATCCAGCTCCTGCTGAACTCATCAGAGTCCAGCCTTCACCAGCTGACAGCCATGTTGGATTGCCGAGGGCTGCACAAG gactACCTGGACGCCCTCGCTGGCATCTGCTATGACGGCATCGAGGGCTTGCTCTACCTCGGCCTCTTCTCCATTCTGGCCGCTCTGGCCTTCTCCACCTTGATCTGCGCGGGGCCGCGGGCCTGGAAGCACTTTACCACCAG GGACAGAGACTATGATGACATTGACGATGACGACCCCTTCAACCCCCAGGCCCGGCGCATTGCCGCCCACAACCCTCCTCGGGGGCAGCTTCGCAGCTTCTGCAGCTACAGCAGCGGCCTGGGCAGCCAGACTAGCCTGCAGCCCCCAGCCCAGACCATCTCCAATGCCCCCGTCTCGGAGTACAT gAACCAGGCAGTGCTCTTTGGTGGGAACCCACGCTACGAGAACGTGCCACTCATCGGAAGAGGCTCCCCTCCTCCCACG
- the TTYH2 gene encoding protein tweety homolog 2 isoform X4, translating into MLCCGALALLLSWTSLAADTAAAVATSDFCTAPDTFILNVTEGQIHTEVTRYYLYCSQSLSSPFQQALTIFQRSLTTMQIQVVGLLQFAVPLFPTAEKDLLGIQLLLNSSESSLHQLTAMLDCRGLHKDYLDALAGICYDGIEGLLYLGLFSILAALAFSTLICAGPRAWKHFTTRDRDYDDIDDDDPFNPQARRIAAHNPPRGQLRSFCSYSSGLGSQTSLQPPAQTISNAPVSEYMNQAVLFGGNPRYENVPLIGRGSPPPTYSPSMRATYLSVADEHLRHYGNDFPA; encoded by the exons ATGCTGTGCTGTGGGGCCCTGGCCCTGCTCCTCAGCTGGACATCCCTGGCCGCTGACACCGCAGCGGCGGTG GCCACCAGTGACTTCTGCACAGCTCCCGACACCTTCATCCTGAATGTCACGGAGGGCCAGATCCACACAG AGGTGACCCGTTACTACCTGTATTGCAGTCAGAGCCTAAGCAGCCCCTTCCAGCAG GCACTGACCATCTTCCAGCGCTCACTGACCACCATGCAGATCCAGGTCGTGGGACTGCTGCAGTTTGCTGTGCCCCTCTTTCCCACAGCAGAG aAAGATCTGCTCGGAATCCAGCTCCTGCTGAACTCATCAGAGTCCAGCCTTCACCAGCTGACAGCCATGTTGGATTGCCGAGGGCTGCACAAG gactACCTGGACGCCCTCGCTGGCATCTGCTATGACGGCATCGAGGGCTTGCTCTACCTCGGCCTCTTCTCCATTCTGGCCGCTCTGGCCTTCTCCACCTTGATCTGCGCGGGGCCGCGGGCCTGGAAGCACTTTACCACCAG GGACAGAGACTATGATGACATTGACGATGACGACCCCTTCAACCCCCAGGCCCGGCGCATTGCCGCCCACAACCCTCCTCGGGGGCAGCTTCGCAGCTTCTGCAGCTACAGCAGCGGCCTGGGCAGCCAGACTAGCCTGCAGCCCCCAGCCCAGACCATCTCCAATGCCCCCGTCTCGGAGTACAT gAACCAGGCAGTGCTCTTTGGTGGGAACCCACGCTACGAGAACGTGCCACTCATCGGAAGAGGCTCCCCTCCTCCCACG
- the TTYH2 gene encoding protein tweety homolog 2 isoform X2 has product MEYIAPWWVAWLHSVPHVGLRLQPVNSTFSPRDASYQESLLFLGLVAAVCLGLNLIFLAAHLVCVCCCRQDDAVQTKQRNSCCVTWTAVVAGLVCCAAVGVGFYGNSETNDGMYQLIYSLDNANHTFSGINTLVSGTTQQMEVNLEQHVARLGEIFATRGDYIQTLRFIQQMAGTIVAQLSELPVWRGVTAELTELSDQAGHVEYYRWLSYLLLFILHLVICFITCLGLAKRSRCLLALMLCCGALALLLSWTSLAADTAAAVATSDFCTAPDTFILNVTEGQIHTEVTRYYLYCSQSLSSPFQQALTIFQRSLTTMQIQVVGLLQFAVPLFPTAEKDLLGIQLLLNSSESSLHQLTAMLDCRGLHKDYLDALAGICYDGIEGLLYLGLFSILAALAFSTLICAGPRAWKHFTTRTVWCELMRRAFGAGRDALEYQG; this is encoded by the exons ATGGAGTACATCGCGCCCTGGTGGGTGGCGTGGCTGCACAGCGTCCCGCACGTCGGCCTGCGCCTGCAGCCGGTGAACAGCACCTTCAGCCCCCGCGATGCGAGTTACCAGGAG TCTCTGCTGTTCCTGGGGCTGGTGGCCGCCGTCTGCCTGGGCCTGAACCTCATCTTCCTCGCGGCTCACTTGGTCTGCGTGTGCTGCTGCAGGCAGGACGACGCGGTGCAGACCAAGCAGCGCAACTCCTGCTGTGTCACCTGGACAGCCGTGGTGGCCGGGCTCGTCTGCTG TGCTGCGGTGGGTGTTGGCTTCTATGGAAACAGCGAGACCAACGATGGGATGTACCAGCTGATCTACTCCTTGGACAACGCGAACCACACCTTCTCTGGGATCAATACCCTG GTGTCTGGAACCACCCAGCAGATGGAGGTGAACCTAGAGCAGCACGTGGCCCGGCTTGGTGAGATCTTTGCCACCCGTGGCGATTACATCCAGACGCTGAGGTTCATACAGCAGATGGCAGGTACCATCGTGGCCCAGCTCTCAGAGCTGCCTGTATGGAGGGGGGTCACGGCCGAGCTGACCGAGCTGTCCGACCAGGCTGGCCACGTGGAGTACTACAG GTGGCTCTCATACCTCCTGCTCTTCATCCTGCACCTGGTCATCTGCTTCATCACCTGCCTGGGACTGGCCAAGCGCTCCAGGTGTCTTCTGGCCTT GATGCTGTGCTGTGGGGCCCTGGCCCTGCTCCTCAGCTGGACATCCCTGGCCGCTGACACCGCAGCGGCGGTG GCCACCAGTGACTTCTGCACAGCTCCCGACACCTTCATCCTGAATGTCACGGAGGGCCAGATCCACACAG AGGTGACCCGTTACTACCTGTATTGCAGTCAGAGCCTAAGCAGCCCCTTCCAGCAG GCACTGACCATCTTCCAGCGCTCACTGACCACCATGCAGATCCAGGTCGTGGGACTGCTGCAGTTTGCTGTGCCCCTCTTTCCCACAGCAGAG aAAGATCTGCTCGGAATCCAGCTCCTGCTGAACTCATCAGAGTCCAGCCTTCACCAGCTGACAGCCATGTTGGATTGCCGAGGGCTGCACAAG gactACCTGGACGCCCTCGCTGGCATCTGCTATGACGGCATCGAGGGCTTGCTCTACCTCGGCCTCTTCTCCATTCTGGCCGCTCTGGCCTTCTCCACCTTGATCTGCGCGGGGCCGCGGGCCTGGAAGCACTTTACCACCAG GACTGTGTGGTGTGAGCTGATGAGGAGAGCTTTCGGGGCTGGGAGGGATGCCCTGGAATACCAGGGATGA